In Culex pipiens pallens isolate TS unplaced genomic scaffold, TS_CPP_V2 Cpp_Un0019, whole genome shotgun sequence, the genomic stretch ctgggaatactgaccggtaggggatgggtttcgactagcggcgtgctgggtgtccaatccagaggtcgtgagttcgattatcgtaccgggatgatgaagattCTAAGGTTAACATCTAATTCAAAATGTTCAAGGGGACTGATCGGAATTCACattaaattcgaaaattaatttGTTAAGTTCTCAAAACatgtactcaattttaaaatttcaattcgacATAAccgatattttcaattcaaaatatcgtttttgtatattttcattgtataattttatctaattaatatttttttatacatcaACAGTTTGTTATATTTATAAACCGCTCTAATCACACATTATGTTTCTTCATCAACTAAATAACAGGCATTCTTCAAAGGCCGCTCACCAGAAAGCTTCACTCCGGCGGATGTTCGCTCCCAGCTTCCGAATCTGGGAATGATGATTGATTTGACCTACACGACGAAATATTACAGTCCAGTCGTAAGTGTGTTGAGTATGTCAAGATATATTAAATTCTAACCATTCTTATTTCTTTAGGAATTCAACAATTACAATATTCAGCACAAAAAGCTCTTAACAAAGGGTCATGAAATACCGCAACGATCGCTGGTAGACAAGTGAGTACCTAGTATCCAATTTTAGAGACCCCTTTAGTATTTGACTCCTCAGGCTTCGAATTGGGTTCGAACGCGTTCGAAATATAAATTATAGGTGGTGAAACCGCACGCGGAGTTTACGCATGCAAGCTGTTGCAATGATATATGTCTCGCAGTGCAGCGAAATGTGTGCATTTGTCGCTCAGCGGAAATAAATCAATCGTGTCTAGAGATCGCGCAGAATTAGCAATGTAGGTTAGTGACTTGATACGCTTTGGCTTAGCTTAAAAAGCTAAGTTATTGCGGCTAAGACTCAATTTCCAATGTTTATAATTTATTCACTTTTGTGATCGATTCTCACAGAACGAGAAGATGTCTCCGAGTCgacaaaattgttttatttaaatttattcaaaatcactatttaCTCTGCACCGACATTATTGTGCACATCCTTATAGGAGGTATTGCACGACATGCGCGATAAATTGTATTATGCAGCATCCGCGCCGCGTGCAGGTTAGAGTAATAAACCATTCGATCCGATCGAATCGATCGGTCATAGTTCCATCGCGCGTGTGCGCTTCTCGATGCAACTCTTTATTTTCACTCGGATAAGCATCGAAAAGCGTGCCGGATAAATGGAAAAAGGgaaatcaattttgtatggtaaattgaaataatttacaCGTACAAAGTATGTAAATGTTTGGATTTTTTACAGCATTTAATTAGTTAGTATCTAATAATTTTATTCTGTTCCAGATTCATTGAAATCGTCAATCAATTCCTCAGTGATGAACAGAACAAGGgtaataaatgttaaaaaattattttgttataaataataaaacaattatttctagACAAGCAGATTGGAGTTCACTGCACACATGGGCTAAATCGAACTGGTTACTTCGTGTGTGCCTACATGATTTTGGAGCAAGGCCGCAATCCTCGTGATACCATCAATGGTTCGTATTAAAATAATCGAAATCCAATGCATCAAACTTATTATTATTCTTTCCTGGTGTCAAACAGTGTTCAACAAGGCGAGATTCCACAAGATGGAGCGTGCCAACTACTTGAACTCGCTCATGACACTAAATTCCGCTGAACGTGCCCCAAGTGACGAGCGGCGTCGTTCCTTCGAGGGTCGCGCTCCTCGCGATTCGTACCAGCGAAACGACGACAGAAGTTACCATCAAAGCAGCAGAAACGGGCGATACAGCTACGCGGAAGGATCCGGCAACTGGAGGAGAGACAGTTCGCCCAGAAAGTTTGAGCGGTCCAGCTCGAGAGAGCACCGAGAGATTTACCGTCGACGGGATTATGACGGGAATGGGGGTGACAATGGACATGCTGCCAATGGCAACAGTGAGCGGCCCAGGCAGTATGAGGCAAGAGGTCAGCGCAGCAATCAGTACAGGTGGAGTAGAGAGGAACACCACTAGGGTGGCAATGAACCGCGTGCGAACAACTACAAAATTGATATGAGTGCAAACGATTTACCTGTGGccgtttattataattttctaataaaataaaCTGTTAACACAGATATggatttaaatttcttaatccGAAATCCCAAACATCCATCCGAGTCATATGCCCGAACTACATGAAGGGGGCGAGTTGAAATGTAAGATCCACCGAGCTATCACTTTACGTTTGtcgaaacgaacaaaaaaaaattttgggctGTAACATGTTCGAGATCGGACGCGACTCGATTGAATCGCGTAAGGGATTGTGGTAAGGCAACGATATCGCTGAGCTTTGTTTCAACATCGAGCTGGTGTTCCGCAGCACCGGAGTTGGAGAGAATCACCCCAGAATCAAGTTAATTTTTAACGCCACCGGAGACAGATTATAACCAGAGGATTTTCCGTGCAGTAAGTGAAAAGTAAGTCttaccatttttaaaaaaacggCGCACCTGCTACTTTAAAcagttagaaaaaaataaaataaaaaacacggctagcgcgcccgagtgcttctagcacaTGCAGCGAAtaaagctaatttaggtaatctcaaatacttaaaactttaaaattcaatatcTCTGGAACAAAACAGCAATgatgattcttatgtaaaattatgaTCTAATTACACTGAAACCCCGTTGCATAGTGGGAAAAATGGGCAGAAATTACCGCAacaaaatccggatcttccggaggcctgtactccggccaccggtccgtgcagtgcgattttcatcggattattgttcctggtgcataAACGAAGCtattggtgtatagcaatcgatggtttgcgtgaaaccatgttgcggtaatttgtTGGGcccatttttcccactgtgcgttGGTTTAACACCAATAGAGTTAtatacgtgcgcatgtattaggttttacagcgtgacgtcacgagcgcacacgcacacacatttttactgagacacacgtgcaaaaaatgtacacagtgcagccaagctgtcaaatttctaacctaaaaacctagtcggcgtaaaacctagagagcctggagcttattagagaacggacatctcaaaccaaaagtaccaatcgaagcacgagaactgtcaaacggaggtaccaatcgagcataagacaaaggattttgctcgattggtacctccgtttgacagttctcgtgcttcgattggtacttttggtttgagatgtccgttctctaataagctccaggctctctagtaaaacctaataaggctttctagccagaaatttaccaacacatttaaaatatgtttacaagacagctggacgtttgtttgcatcaggtttcctatctctttctagcaaaagttttttgtcgtgcgacttctagctgatttttttgactgaccgcccgatatgccagccaacatacttcgcagggctgtgacagctacacgcagaaaaataaggcatatttgaatcaacaaaacgttttgttgatttgaaaatcaagatttttgttgaatcaacgctgaACGTCAAagcgactttttcaaaacaacaaaagatttttgtggaattaagaaaatcaaggtttgtttcaacgcaaaatcggcgttgattataatcaacaaaaattttgttgaatcaaacctggtacaggctgattctacaaaatatttttctgcgtgtacagctcgatcattgtttgcatcaggacactgtgacgaggagttcgtcatttttgagttaaattatatttttttcactgggtctAGAAATCcttattgcgtgtacgtacacgaagggtttttaggttaaaatttgtacccgctagcaaaaacaaatggtaagctagtgtgcgtgagatcgtaCTTAGATAACTCTTTTGTAGTCAAaccagggggatgctaaaggccgccatcttgggtgattgagattaataacgcgcgcaaactgcgcacagtgaaaagatttttttttattaataattcattgttgttataagaattactgcAGTAAAACtcaaattacacagtagttaagttaaatgtttcatgtgataaaagtacaatttcaaatgaggtcatcggcccgatgtcCCAACTTtagtttaaagtttattttgcaaataaattgataaaaatcacttcaaaaacatacactaaagtttaaacttaaattgaggtaaagttttacataaaaacaataataactttatttccattttatgcctgcagtttttgtacGTACGGTTCCGTAACGGGCAGCTGTTCATTTGTGCTGGTGCCGTAATTGACAGCTctcttttgttctggtgccgaagttgacagtTTGTGTTGGCTGCTGGtgagctgcctgtagtgagatatagatgtcgcccccctgAGTCAAACGAACggagtcactttttagtttggcaCCCTCTTTACACAGCGATTACACTTACTACCATACGTTTGGTTTGATAGTATGTGTGAGTCTAGTGTAAAATGTGACAGTTCATCACTTTTCAGTTTGACTTTCTCAAACCaacaaacaaactaaaaaagtgtcaaac encodes the following:
- the LOC120429732 gene encoding RNA/RNP complex-1-interacting phosphatase homolog isoform X1, which gives rise to MAKRLPDRWLNYTSIGAQVEGTPFVPLKVPLKKAFFKGRSPESFTPADVRSQLPNLGMMIDLTYTTKYYSPVEFNNYNIQHKKLLTKGHEIPQRSLVDKFIEIVNQFLSDEQNKDKQIGVHCTHGLNRTGYFVCAYMILEQGRNPRDTINVFNKARFHKMERANYLNSLMTLNSAERAPSDERRRSFEGRAPRDSYQRNDDRSYHQSSRNGRYSYAEGSGNWRRDSSPRKFERSSSREHREIYRRRDYDGNGGDNGHAANGNSERPRQYEARGQRSNQYRWSREEHH
- the LOC120429732 gene encoding RNA/RNP complex-1-interacting phosphatase-like isoform X2, with the translated sequence MMIDLTYTTKYYSPVEFNNYNIQHKKLLTKGHEIPQRSLVDKFIEIVNQFLSDEQNKDKQIGVHCTHGLNRTGYFVCAYMILEQGRNPRDTINVFNKARFHKMERANYLNSLMTLNSAERAPSDERRRSFEGRAPRDSYQRNDDRSYHQSSRNGRYSYAEGSGNWRRDSSPRKFERSSSREHREIYRRRDYDGNGGDNGHAANGNSERPRQYEARGQRSNQYRWSREEHH